The region TCAGGTCGTGCAGCCGGCCGGGGGTGGCGACGACCACCTCGGCACCGGCGCGCAGAGTGTCCGCCTGCCGCTGCAACGACAGCCCGCCGACGACGGTGGCGCAGCGCAGCCCGACGGCGCGGGCGTACGGGGCGAGCGCGGTGGTGACCTGCTGGGCCAGTTCGCGGGTCGGCACCAGCACCAGGGCGAGCGGGCGACCCGGACGGGCCTTGCGGCCGGCGGTGCGGGACAGCAGCGGAAGCCCGAATGCGAGGGTCTTACCGGACCCGGTGCGACCCCGGCCCAGCACGTCCCGGCCGGCGAGCGAGTCGGGCAGCGTCGCCGACTGGATCGGGAACGGCTCGGTGATGCCCTGCGCGGTCAACGCGGTGAGCAGCGCCGGAGCCAGGCCGGTATGTGCGAAAGAAGGAATAACTGTGGTCATGCGGAAGCCTTCCTCGACGCGGCACGTGTCGAGGGAGGGCACCGAAGTCGGCGCTGTCACCGGCGGCAGAAAGGCAGCCGGGACTCACAAGCACGAACCGATTGGAGTACGGGCCGGCCCGCCACCGGGCCGCCGCCTGCGTTGGCAGGCGGCGGCGAGGCGGGCCGGTCCCGTCACCGTCACGCCCGGAGGGCGCGACAGGTAATGCTGACCGATCCGAAGATCAGAGCGGGCGGATGTTCTCCGCCTGCGGGCCCTTCTGGCCCTGGGTCACCTCGAACTCGACCCGCTGGTTCTCGTCCAGGCTCCGGTAGCCGGAGGACTGGATCGCCGAGAAGTGGGCGAAGACGTCAGCGCCGCCGCCGTCCGGGGTGATGAAGCCGAAGCCCTTGTCAGCGTTGAACCACTTCACGGTGCCAATAGCCATGTGTTTCGTCTCCTTGACGGAACGTCGGACTCGCACTTGTTGCGTGCCCGAAGAGGAGCGCTCCGCGCGGGGATGCGCGAATCGCCTGTCGCTTCTGGTCGCCCCGCCCGGAGAACTCCGGACAC is a window of Micromonospora sp. WMMD961 DNA encoding:
- a CDS encoding cold-shock protein, yielding MAIGTVKWFNADKGFGFITPDGGGADVFAHFSAIQSSGYRSLDENQRVEFEVTQGQKGPQAENIRPL